In Mercurialis annua linkage group LG5, ddMerAnnu1.2, whole genome shotgun sequence, a single genomic region encodes these proteins:
- the LOC126683449 gene encoding probable inactive shikimate kinase like 1, chloroplastic produces the protein MAATTATVAPPLRPLSPLTATYLHHKFLKIRSISSHSFSSCIKHKPQYHRPSISTTCSLSDGTTTTSATNVAVADSSLAVKKRAADLSPELKGTSIFLVGMNCSIKTNLGKYLADNLRYYYFDSDSLVEEAAGSASAAKSFKEADEKGFRESETEVLRQLSSMGRLVVCAGDGAVQNSTNLGLLRHGISLWIDVPLDMVAQGMPEDQSQLPESDSEVLTQLVATYEQMRGGYATADATISLQKVAVQLGYDELDSVTTEDMTLEVLKELEKLTRVKKMMQEAARPF, from the exons ATGGCGGCAACGACAGCAACCGTAGCACCACCACTCCGACCACTGTCGCCGTTAACCGCCACCTACTTACACCACAAATTCCTTAAAATTCGTTCCATATCATCCCACTCCTTTTCTTCTTGCATCAAACACAAACCTCAGTATCACAGACCTTCAATTTCCACTACCTGCTCACTTTCTGACGGAACTACTACAACTTCAG CTACAAATGTTGCTGTTGCTGATTCTTCTCTAGCTGTGAAG AAAAGAGCAGCTGATCTTTCTCCAGAACTTAAAGGAACTTCAATTTTTCTTGTTG GAATGAATTGTTCTATCAAGACCAATTTGGGAAAATATCTAGCAGATAATTTaagatattattattttgacaG TGATAGTTTGGTTGAGGAAGCAGCCGGCAGTGCATCTGCTGCCAAGTCTTTTAAGGAAGCTGATGAAAAAGGTTTTCGAGAGTCTGAG ACAGAAGTATTGAGGCAGTTATCATCAATGGGTCGGTTGGTGGTTTGTGCCGGAGATGGTGCAGTTCAGAATTCCACTAACCT CGGACTCCTGAGACATGGAATCTCACTATGGATTGATGTACCCTTGGACATGGTTGCCCAAGGTATGCCTGAAGACCAGAGTCAACTTCCTGAATCCGATTCAGAG GTGTTAACTCAGTTAGTTGCTACATATGAACAAATGAGAGGAGGTTATGCTACAGCTGATGCCACAATATCCCTGCAGA AAGTAGCTGTCCAATTAGGCTACGATGAGCTGGATTCAGTGACCACAGAGGATATGACATTGgag GTTCTTAAGGAGTTGGAGAAACTGACAAGAGTAAAAAAGATGATGCAAGAAGCTGCAAGACCCTTTTAG
- the LOC126681124 gene encoding uncharacterized protein At2g33490 isoform X1: MKSPLSKFRGFKLHKSDAKDKRDFSPPAQLDELAQAAEDMQDMRNCYDSLLAAAAATANSAYEFSESLQEMGACLMEKTKLHDDEECGKLLLTLGKVQLELQKLVDSYRSHIFLTITNPSESLLNELRTVEDMKRQCDEKRSVYEYTVAQHKEKGKSKSGKGESSTLQQLRTAHDAYDEEATLCVFRLKSLKQGQSRSLLTQAARHHAAQLNFFRKGLKSLEAVNDDVKYVAEHQHIDYQFCGLEDDGREEGGDDDDFDDTNEGRELSFDYRAYRQGHDAVPASMNSMEVDDEDLSFPQASTTTAENAEAPFREPLPGSHSAPLLPERKSDPIERIRQMQSSARKSNTYVLPTPIDAKSSISSKTNASVGHARPTDLSGRSHNLWHSSPLEQKKHEKDPGDGHLSELKVRPTHKGSNNNSHPPLMPPRLAEGVPFTHLDMYNVSDNKKIKRQSFSGPITSKPWSSKPALSGSGSISSNEPSQQVFGVPSRVMIPQTTSPKVSPTASPPLASSPRISELHELPRPPGSFVTKPAKSSAAIGHSAPLVRNPEHSGTIKISSGAANLASPLPVPPLVVPRSYSIPSSSQRGMIIHVSKSVESLQVPNKAEEVDSPPLTPISLANLKQASILSELVPRSSQIRGGG, translated from the exons ATGAAATCGCCGCTTAGTAAGTTCAGAGGATTTAAGCTTCATAAAAGCGATGCTAAGGATAAAAGAGATTTTTCACCTCCTGCTCAGTTAGATGAGCTCGCTCAGGCTGCTGAG GACATGCAAGACATGAGAAATTGCTATGATAGCTTacttgctgctgctgctgcaaCAGCAAATAGTGCATATG AATTCTCAGAGTCTCTGCAGGAAATGGGTGCTTGTCTAATGGAGAAAACAAAATTACATGACGACGAAGAATGTG GCAAACTTTTGCTAACGTTGGGAAAAGTGCAGTTAGAACTTCAGAAACTTGTCGATAGCTAT CGGTCTCATATATTCTTAACTATTACAAACCCATCAGAGTCTCTTCTCAATGAACTTCGAACAGTTGAG GATATGAAACGACAATGTGACGAAAAAAG AAGTGTCTATGAATATACGGTGGCACAACATAAAGAGAAGGGAAAGTCAAAAAGTGGCAAAGGTGAAAGTTCTACATTGCAGCAACTGCGAACAGCTCATGATGCATACGATGAAGAGGCAACCCTGTGTGTTTTCCGGTTAAAATCTCTGAAACAAGGGCAGTCTCGAAGTCTTCTCACGCAAGCAGCTCGCCACCATGCAGCCCAG TTGAATTTTTTCCGGAAGGGACTCAAATCACTTGAGGCCGTTAATGATGATGTAAAATATGTTGCAGAACATCAACATATAGATTACCAATTTTGTGGACTTGAAGATGATGGCAGGGAGGAGGGTGGAGACGATGATGATTTCGACGATACAAATGAAGGGAGGGAACTGAGTTTTGACTACAGAGCATATAGGCAGGGGCATGATGCTGTTCCCGCATCAATGAATTCAATGGAG GTGGATGACGAGGACCTCTCATTTCCCCAAGCTTCTACAACTACAGCAGAAAATGCTGAG GCTCCATTTAGAGAACCTCTACCAGGTAGCCATTCTGCTCCGCTATTGCCAGAAAGAAAGTCTGATCCAATTGAAAGGATAAGACAGATGCAATCATCAGCAAGGAAGTCCAACACATACGTGCTGCCAACACCTATTGATGCAAAGAGTTCAATCTCGTCAAAAACAAATGCTTCAGTTGGCCACGCAAGGCCCACAGACCTCAGCGGACGCTCCCACAACTTGTGGCATTCCTCCCCATTGGAACAGAAGAAGCATGAGAAAGATCCTGGTGATGGTCACTTGTCAGAGTTAAAAGTACGTCCCACACATAAAGGGAGCAACAATAACAGCCATCCTCCCCTCATGCCCCCTCGTTTAGCGGAAGGAGTTCCTTTTACACATCTGGATATGTACAATGTATCAgacaacaaaaaaattaaacggcAATCATTTTCTGGTCCAATAACTAGTAAGCCATGGTCATCAAAGCCTGCTTTATCTGGCAGTGGTTCCATCTCCTCTAATGAACCTTCCCAACAAGTTTTCGGTGTACCTTCTCGTGTGATGATTCCTCAAACTACATCTCCAAAAGTATCCCCGACTGCTTCACCTCCTCTTGCATCTTCACCTAGAATAAGTGAGCTTCATGAGCTTCCGAGGCCACCAGGTAGTTTTGTCACCAAACCAGCAAAATCATCGGCAGCAATTGGCCACTCAGCTCCACTTGTTAGAAATCCTGAGCATTCCGGAACAATAAAGATTTCTTCTGGAGCAGCAAATCTGGCATCACCTCTTCCAGTTCCGCCTTTGGTGGTCCCTCGGAGTTACTCAATACCCTCCAGTAGTCAGAGAGGAATGATTATACATGTATCCAAGTCCGTGGAGTCTCTGCAAGTCCCAAACAAGGCTGAAGAAGTTGACTCTCCCCCACTGACACCGATTTCTCTTGCAAACCTTAAACAAGCTTCTATACTATCTGAATTGGTTCCTCGTTCTAGTCAAATTAGAG GTGGAGGCTGA
- the LOC126681124 gene encoding uncharacterized protein At2g33490 isoform X2 produces the protein MNFEQLRFAVTNPLLSYDMKRQCDEKRSVYEYTVAQHKEKGKSKSGKGESSTLQQLRTAHDAYDEEATLCVFRLKSLKQGQSRSLLTQAARHHAAQLNFFRKGLKSLEAVNDDVKYVAEHQHIDYQFCGLEDDGREEGGDDDDFDDTNEGRELSFDYRAYRQGHDAVPASMNSMEVDDEDLSFPQASTTTAENAEAPFREPLPGSHSAPLLPERKSDPIERIRQMQSSARKSNTYVLPTPIDAKSSISSKTNASVGHARPTDLSGRSHNLWHSSPLEQKKHEKDPGDGHLSELKVRPTHKGSNNNSHPPLMPPRLAEGVPFTHLDMYNVSDNKKIKRQSFSGPITSKPWSSKPALSGSGSISSNEPSQQVFGVPSRVMIPQTTSPKVSPTASPPLASSPRISELHELPRPPGSFVTKPAKSSAAIGHSAPLVRNPEHSGTIKISSGAANLASPLPVPPLVVPRSYSIPSSSQRGMIIHVSKSVESLQVPNKAEEVDSPPLTPISLANLKQASILSELVPRSSQIRGGG, from the exons ATGAACTTCGAACAGTTGAGGTTTGCTGTTACTAATCCCTTGTTATCTTAT GATATGAAACGACAATGTGACGAAAAAAG AAGTGTCTATGAATATACGGTGGCACAACATAAAGAGAAGGGAAAGTCAAAAAGTGGCAAAGGTGAAAGTTCTACATTGCAGCAACTGCGAACAGCTCATGATGCATACGATGAAGAGGCAACCCTGTGTGTTTTCCGGTTAAAATCTCTGAAACAAGGGCAGTCTCGAAGTCTTCTCACGCAAGCAGCTCGCCACCATGCAGCCCAG TTGAATTTTTTCCGGAAGGGACTCAAATCACTTGAGGCCGTTAATGATGATGTAAAATATGTTGCAGAACATCAACATATAGATTACCAATTTTGTGGACTTGAAGATGATGGCAGGGAGGAGGGTGGAGACGATGATGATTTCGACGATACAAATGAAGGGAGGGAACTGAGTTTTGACTACAGAGCATATAGGCAGGGGCATGATGCTGTTCCCGCATCAATGAATTCAATGGAG GTGGATGACGAGGACCTCTCATTTCCCCAAGCTTCTACAACTACAGCAGAAAATGCTGAG GCTCCATTTAGAGAACCTCTACCAGGTAGCCATTCTGCTCCGCTATTGCCAGAAAGAAAGTCTGATCCAATTGAAAGGATAAGACAGATGCAATCATCAGCAAGGAAGTCCAACACATACGTGCTGCCAACACCTATTGATGCAAAGAGTTCAATCTCGTCAAAAACAAATGCTTCAGTTGGCCACGCAAGGCCCACAGACCTCAGCGGACGCTCCCACAACTTGTGGCATTCCTCCCCATTGGAACAGAAGAAGCATGAGAAAGATCCTGGTGATGGTCACTTGTCAGAGTTAAAAGTACGTCCCACACATAAAGGGAGCAACAATAACAGCCATCCTCCCCTCATGCCCCCTCGTTTAGCGGAAGGAGTTCCTTTTACACATCTGGATATGTACAATGTATCAgacaacaaaaaaattaaacggcAATCATTTTCTGGTCCAATAACTAGTAAGCCATGGTCATCAAAGCCTGCTTTATCTGGCAGTGGTTCCATCTCCTCTAATGAACCTTCCCAACAAGTTTTCGGTGTACCTTCTCGTGTGATGATTCCTCAAACTACATCTCCAAAAGTATCCCCGACTGCTTCACCTCCTCTTGCATCTTCACCTAGAATAAGTGAGCTTCATGAGCTTCCGAGGCCACCAGGTAGTTTTGTCACCAAACCAGCAAAATCATCGGCAGCAATTGGCCACTCAGCTCCACTTGTTAGAAATCCTGAGCATTCCGGAACAATAAAGATTTCTTCTGGAGCAGCAAATCTGGCATCACCTCTTCCAGTTCCGCCTTTGGTGGTCCCTCGGAGTTACTCAATACCCTCCAGTAGTCAGAGAGGAATGATTATACATGTATCCAAGTCCGTGGAGTCTCTGCAAGTCCCAAACAAGGCTGAAGAAGTTGACTCTCCCCCACTGACACCGATTTCTCTTGCAAACCTTAAACAAGCTTCTATACTATCTGAATTGGTTCCTCGTTCTAGTCAAATTAGAG GTGGAGGCTGA
- the LOC126680321 gene encoding uncharacterized protein LOC126680321, which translates to MGCGISKSELEETGHGHQIRSLRRKSINIEEKEDDQSDHSVASRPRKSISSLASDGGFLRRVLGSIEKERGAERDLILDSSDNNNVGLKSISCSSSLTKEINNSNSFCFKQVETTEKECATEKETTTEESIVANNNNKEVEKHEEINYGRKEEFIIRPSNYKEEASIMFGPGSPSFRVYCAHDEFMDTSFQEDIGDEEREEIKSTKEIEKGSATRAVVKRGRRARQFRNAMHMAGGSALGLKSVFVQRGGSVLGRKNNIVNGLCRSHNQTASIDDTNTLIPKPAV; encoded by the exons ATGGGCTGTGGCATTTCCAAGTCAGAGCTAGAAGAGACGGGGCACGGACATCAAATACGATCCCTTCGTCGAAAGAGTATTAACATTGAAGAGAAAGAAGATGATCAATCCGATCATTCTGTCGCGAGTCGCCCTAGAAAAAGTATTTCTTCATTGGCGAGCGACGGCGGGTTCTTGAGGAGGGTTCTTGGTTCGATTGAGAAGGAACGGGGAGCGGAGAGAGACTTAATTTTAGATTCTAGCGATAATAATAATGTCGGGTTGAAAAGTATTTCGTGTTCGTCCTCTCTAACAAAGGAAATTAATAATAGCAATTCCTTCTGCTTCAAGCAAGTCGAAACTACGGAAAAGGAATGCGCTACGGAGAAAGAAACGACGACGGAAGAGAGCATTGTcgctaataataataataaagaagtGGAGAAACATGAAGAGATTAATTATGGTCGTAAGGAGGAATTTATAATTAGGCCAAGTAATTATAAAGAGGAAGCTAGCATAATGTTTGGTCCTGGTTCTCCTAGTTTCAGGGTATATTGTGCCCATGATGAGTTCATGGATACATCATTTCAAGAAG ATATTGGTGATGAAGAAAGAGAAGAGATCAAATCAACAAAAGAAATTGAGAAG GGATCAGCGACACGAGCGGTGGTGAAAAGAGGACGGAGAGCGAGACAATTTAGGAACGCAATGCACATGGCCGGTGGATCGGCACTTGGTCTGAAAAGTGTATTTGTGCAAAGGGGCGGATCAGTTTTAGGAAGGAAAAATAATATAGTTAACGGGTTATGCAGAAGTCACAACCAGACAGCTTCAATTGATGATACAAATACCTTAATTCCCAAACCTGCTGTCTAA
- the LOC126679911 gene encoding uncharacterized protein LOC126679911, giving the protein MAGVGAFWGTRVMEIVKKHDSGGLVWKRIKLTTTRKANAKKRLLRVWQNEAVLRSCAEPEPSTSAADGGGVVEKDGSGTQT; this is encoded by the exons ATGGCGGGCGTAGGGGCATTTTGGGGAACAAGAGTAATGGAGATAGTGAAGAAGCACGACTCAGGAGGTTTAGTTTGGAAACGAATTAAACTCACCACCACTCGTAAAGCCAACGCCAAGAAACGTCTCCTTAGGGTTTGGCAG AATGAAGCTGTGCTGAGGTCATGTGCTGAACCAGAACCTTCAACTTCTGCAGCTGACGGTGGTGGAGTTGTAGAAAAAGATGGCTCTGGCACCCAAACTTAA